A genomic window from Flavobacterium azooxidireducens includes:
- a CDS encoding toxin-antitoxin system YwqK family antitoxin, translated as MKTTIKIIFLFISMSSFGQEMRFIKDEIMNNYMESGYSTKNFIPKGETDSQKQRQGIWKDYEVIKDFTCINDGLKPKQVFGNFLLYGEGNYIDGKRNGKWVLYTIEDLTFKKILQKEVNYNKGILEGEFKYFFPNEKLAMTGQYKNNELEGIIKSFHPNGKIYGTRFYKNGLKDGKHIYIYSNGKTELVHNFINGIKDGPYQLNYSNGNIQEKFTYKMGKEDGVYQYFYENGQLWIEKTFENGLLLNVKGSYSKDGNLRDKGTLKNGNGTVIHYTEQGKIYLVITFENGLKVKEENF; from the coding sequence ATGAAAACAACTATTAAAATCATATTTCTTTTTATTTCAATGAGTTCTTTTGGACAAGAGATGAGATTTATAAAAGATGAGATTATGAATAACTATATGGAATCTGGTTATTCTACAAAAAATTTTATTCCAAAAGGTGAGACAGATAGTCAAAAACAAAGGCAAGGAATCTGGAAAGATTATGAAGTAATAAAAGATTTTACTTGTATTAATGACGGATTAAAACCAAAACAGGTTTTTGGAAACTTCCTGTTATATGGAGAAGGAAATTATATAGACGGAAAAAGAAATGGAAAGTGGGTGCTTTATACAATTGAAGATTTAACTTTTAAAAAGATTCTTCAAAAAGAAGTAAACTACAATAAAGGAATTCTTGAAGGAGAATTTAAATATTTCTTTCCAAATGAAAAACTTGCCATGACAGGTCAATATAAAAACAATGAACTTGAGGGAATAATAAAAAGCTTTCATCCAAATGGAAAAATATATGGAACAAGATTTTATAAAAATGGACTAAAGGATGGTAAACACATTTATATCTATTCAAATGGCAAAACTGAATTAGTTCACAATTTTATTAATGGAATAAAAGATGGCCCCTACCAATTAAACTATTCTAATGGTAATATTCAAGAAAAATTTACTTATAAAATGGGAAAAGAAGATGGTGTTTATCAATATTTCTATGAAAATGGACAATTATGGATTGAAAAAACATTTGAAAACGGATTACTTTTAAATGTTAAAGGAAGTTACTCAAAAGATGGAAACTTAAGAGATAAAGGTACTTTAAAAAATGGAAATGGTACCGTAATTCATTACACAGAACAAGGCAAAATCTATTTAGTTATAACATTTGAAAATGGTTTAAAAGTAAAAGAAGAAAACTTCTAA
- a CDS encoding alpha/beta hydrolase family protein produces MSLKFFYNLFLCLLLALLPNILFSQSLDFTIHNIKFKSQGETLAGSILTPKKPFAAVVIVHGSDPVKREMDFAKRLAQKGIAVLTYDKRGVGDSGGVYVGPSVGTNNIDSTNLHLLSHDASAAIHTLRKYIKTKKTPIGLIGFSQAGWIIPLAAEKNKEVNFMVIFSGPVITTLEQLRFQFYTNGDENFWNSHTESDAREHINNDPDKYQFVETNPQEPLSKLSIPGLWIFGGKDIQVPVALSMENLDKLNATGKRYEYSLFPALGHNTSSSELPETFEKAIEWIKTIRKKKK; encoded by the coding sequence ATGTCCTTAAAGTTTTTTTATAACCTATTTCTTTGCTTACTATTAGCACTATTACCGAATATACTATTTTCTCAGTCGTTGGATTTCACCATTCACAATATAAAATTCAAAAGTCAAGGCGAAACGCTTGCCGGCTCCATTTTAACACCTAAAAAACCATTTGCAGCAGTTGTAATAGTGCATGGGTCGGATCCTGTAAAAAGAGAAATGGATTTCGCTAAACGTCTTGCCCAAAAAGGCATAGCTGTTTTAACCTATGATAAACGAGGAGTTGGAGATTCGGGCGGTGTATATGTTGGCCCTTCGGTTGGCACTAATAATATTGACTCTACTAATCTCCATCTATTGTCGCACGATGCAAGTGCAGCAATTCATACTCTTCGTAAGTATATAAAAACTAAAAAAACACCTATCGGATTAATTGGCTTTAGTCAGGCTGGTTGGATAATTCCGTTGGCTGCAGAAAAAAATAAAGAGGTAAATTTTATGGTTATATTTAGTGGTCCGGTTATCACTACGCTTGAACAGTTGCGGTTTCAGTTTTACACCAATGGTGATGAAAATTTTTGGAATAGTCATACAGAATCAGATGCTCGTGAACATATTAACAATGACCCGGACAAGTATCAGTTTGTAGAAACAAATCCGCAAGAGCCACTTAGTAAACTCTCCATACCCGGACTTTGGATTTTTGGCGGAAAAGATATTCAGGTACCGGTTGCACTATCTATGGAGAATTTAGATAAGCTAAATGCTACCGGAAAAAGATATGAGTACAGCTTGTTTCCTGCTTTGGGTCACAATACGTCATCCTCAGAATTGCCTGAAACGTTTGAAAAAGCGATAGAATGGATAAAAACCATTCGGAAAAAGAAGAAGTGA
- a CDS encoding AraC family transcriptional regulator — protein MEKLPIYKINKFNCESSENDLYINDFKTHLIKNLFIEKLHSHNFYLLVFFTKGSGLHSIDFNQYEIKPGSVYLLNPGQIHSWQLSEDIDGYIVFYSQEVYNLYFGKKKIEDYPFFSSLRNSPEIVLNNQQMSEIIPYFELLINENNQKDFKKTDKLLNLIDIIHIELARIYSFSANHDIHSYHLKIKELEELVAQHYKHHKSPSFYADKMNITLKHLNRICKNILNTTVTDFIYGKIILESKRLLATQKQTISEVADVMGFENHSYFTIVFKKYTGVTPQQFKKGISVY, from the coding sequence ATGGAAAAGCTTCCGATTTATAAAATTAATAAATTCAATTGTGAGTCGAGTGAGAATGATTTGTATATCAACGATTTCAAAACTCATCTCATTAAAAATTTATTTATTGAAAAATTACACAGTCATAACTTTTACTTATTAGTTTTTTTTACAAAAGGAAGCGGACTACATTCTATAGATTTTAATCAGTATGAAATTAAACCCGGCAGTGTCTACTTGCTAAATCCGGGGCAAATTCACAGTTGGCAACTTTCTGAAGACATTGATGGATATATCGTTTTTTATTCGCAAGAAGTGTATAATTTATATTTTGGAAAAAAGAAAATTGAAGATTATCCCTTTTTTAGTTCACTCAGAAATTCTCCTGAAATTGTGCTCAACAATCAACAAATGAGTGAAATAATTCCCTATTTTGAACTTTTGATAAACGAAAATAACCAAAAAGATTTCAAAAAAACAGATAAATTACTCAATCTAATTGACATTATTCACATTGAATTAGCTAGAATTTATAGTTTCTCAGCAAATCATGATATTCATTCCTATCATCTAAAAATAAAAGAATTAGAAGAGTTGGTTGCCCAACATTATAAGCACCATAAATCACCATCTTTCTATGCAGATAAAATGAATATTACTCTAAAACACTTGAACAGAATTTGTAAAAATATATTGAACACAACAGTCACTGATTTTATTTACGGAAAAATAATTTTAGAAAGCAAACGTTTATTGGCAACTCAAAAACAAACAATTAGCGAAGTAGCCGATGTAATGGGTTTTGAAAATCATTCCTATTTTACAATTGTTTTTAAAAAATATACAGGTGTTACACCGCAACAATTTAAAAAAGGAATAAGTGTTTACTAG
- a CDS encoding DUF983 domain-containing protein has protein sequence MANIVSKILKNECPNCNNGKVFKDKSFFFSVGFPKMNEHCSSCHYKFEKEPGYFFGAMFVNYALTVGEGIITYLFLLNFFEKPIDLRMIPIICCVIVLLCFFNIRLSRMIWIYMFRRYSV, from the coding sequence ATGGCTAACATAGTAAGTAAAATTCTGAAAAATGAATGTCCGAATTGTAACAACGGAAAAGTATTTAAAGACAAAAGTTTTTTCTTTAGTGTTGGTTTTCCTAAGATGAATGAACACTGCAGCTCTTGTCATTATAAATTTGAAAAAGAACCGGGTTATTTTTTTGGAGCAATGTTCGTCAACTATGCACTAACCGTTGGAGAAGGAATCATAACCTATCTGTTTTTACTTAATTTTTTTGAAAAACCAATCGATTTACGAATGATTCCGATCATTTGTTGTGTTATAGTATTGCTTTGTTTTTTCAACATTCGATTATCCAGAATGATTTGGATTTATATGTTCAGAAGATATTCTGTTTAA
- a CDS encoding DUF417 family protein has protein sequence MNKLIIILANSQRQFINLVRISICIVMVWIGGLKAFQYEADGIVPFVANSPLMSFLYAKDAPEYNQYKNPEGKTVQKNIDWHTENGTYIFAYGLGLVIVIIGILTLLGIWFHKIGLIGGLLTFGMSLVTLTFLITTPEVYVPNLGGDFPTPHFGFPYLSGAGRLVIKDVIMMSAGLICASDCAKRYLGKIN, from the coding sequence ATGAACAAACTAATTATAATTTTAGCAAACAGCCAGAGACAGTTTATCAATCTGGTAAGAATATCAATCTGTATTGTAATGGTTTGGATTGGCGGACTCAAAGCCTTTCAATATGAAGCAGACGGCATTGTTCCGTTTGTTGCCAATAGTCCGTTAATGTCGTTTTTATATGCCAAAGACGCACCTGAATACAATCAATACAAAAACCCAGAGGGAAAAACGGTTCAAAAAAACATTGATTGGCATACCGAAAACGGAACCTATATTTTTGCCTACGGTTTAGGATTAGTAATTGTAATCATCGGAATCTTAACACTATTAGGAATTTGGTTTCATAAAATTGGTCTAATTGGTGGACTGCTAACATTTGGAATGTCATTAGTTACTTTAACATTTTTAATAACTACGCCCGAAGTTTATGTCCCCAATTTAGGTGGCGATTTTCCAACTCCACATTTTGGATTCCCTTATTTATCAGGTGCAGGACGACTTGTAATTAAAGATGTAATTATGATGTCTGCCGGACTCATTTGTGCTTCGGATTGTGCAAAGCGGTATTTAGGAAAAATTAATTAG
- a CDS encoding alpha-amylase family glycosyl hydrolase produces the protein MNKLFFLLFLLLFLNCSKNDDSSPNIPEPEAFTVPETKDIVMYEINIGSFSQVGNLNGITNRLDNIKALGINTIWLMPIHPIGSVNSFGSPYCIKDYRGVNPEIGSFENLKYLVDEAHERGIAVILDWVANHTAWDHAWITEHPDWYTQDGSGNIVHPQGTNWMDVADLNFSNTEMRLEMIAAMEFWITEAGIDGFRYDAADLVPFDFWQEAISTLETNTERDLIFLAEGTRNDHFAAGFQMNFSWDYYNAVKNVFTSNGNPSQLSTTNTNEYQVVPAGKKKLRFTTNHDLSNELTPIGVFGNKNAALAASVATIFMNGTPLIYSGQEVGVSNPSVYTSGLAINWSSNSDMLSAYTKMLQFYKNSEVAKNGTLAHFNTSDFIVFEKKLGNDKLLIIINSRSSEKTLTVPASLQGNWENALLNEPLTLNGSLQLNAHGYLILRK, from the coding sequence ATGAATAAATTATTTTTCCTCCTTTTCCTACTACTATTTCTCAATTGCAGTAAAAACGATGATTCATCACCAAATATACCTGAACCGGAAGCATTTACCGTTCCGGAAACCAAAGACATTGTGATGTATGAAATCAATATCGGATCGTTTAGTCAAGTGGGAAATTTAAACGGTATTACCAATCGATTAGATAATATCAAGGCATTGGGAATTAATACTATTTGGTTGATGCCAATTCATCCAATTGGTTCTGTCAATTCGTTTGGTTCTCCATATTGCATCAAAGATTATCGAGGAGTAAATCCCGAAATTGGTAGTTTTGAAAATTTAAAATATCTAGTTGACGAAGCCCATGAAAGAGGAATTGCCGTCATTTTAGACTGGGTCGCCAATCACACCGCTTGGGATCATGCTTGGATTACAGAGCATCCGGATTGGTACACACAAGACGGCTCAGGAAACATCGTTCATCCACAAGGAACCAATTGGATGGATGTGGCCGATTTGAACTTTAGTAATACCGAAATGCGTTTAGAAATGATCGCCGCCATGGAATTCTGGATTACCGAAGCAGGTATCGACGGGTTTCGATACGATGCCGCCGATTTGGTTCCGTTTGATTTTTGGCAAGAGGCGATTTCAACCCTAGAAACAAACACAGAACGAGACCTCATCTTTTTAGCAGAAGGCACACGAAACGATCATTTTGCAGCCGGATTTCAAATGAATTTCAGTTGGGATTATTACAACGCCGTGAAAAATGTTTTTACTTCAAATGGAAATCCTTCGCAACTTTCTACAACAAATACAAATGAATATCAAGTTGTTCCCGCAGGAAAAAAGAAACTTCGATTTACCACCAATCACGATTTGTCCAACGAACTCACGCCAATTGGTGTATTTGGCAATAAAAATGCGGCTTTAGCAGCTTCCGTTGCTACTATCTTCATGAACGGAACACCCTTGATTTATTCCGGTCAGGAAGTAGGTGTGAGTAATCCATCTGTTTATACATCGGGTTTAGCCATTAATTGGAGTTCAAATTCGGATATGCTTTCGGCATACACCAAAATGTTACAGTTTTATAAAAATTCTGAAGTGGCAAAAAATGGAACGTTAGCCCATTTCAATACCTCTGATTTTATTGTTTTTGAAAAAAAACTTGGGAATGATAAGTTGCTTATAATTATTAATAGTCGTTCTTCGGAAAAAACATTGACCGTGCCCGCCAGCTTACAAGGAAATTGGGAAAATGCATTGTTGAATGAGCCTTTAACTTTAAACGGAAGTTTACAACTTAACGCTCATGGATATTTGATTTTGAGGAAGTAA
- a CDS encoding TerB family tellurite resistance protein, producing the protein MITYKEKLSLLGDMIELSKVDGQLHDREYEFIKMVAEELNVRTADFEELFSLPNELLVFKSEFKRIEHFYRLALLSHCDNHHHDREHEFMYQLGLKLGLNPFSIKRVLKEMDNSPTRMIEADLLLGIFKEQHN; encoded by the coding sequence ATGATCACGTATAAAGAAAAATTAAGTTTGTTGGGCGATATGATTGAACTTTCTAAAGTAGATGGTCAATTGCACGACCGCGAATATGAATTTATCAAAATGGTTGCAGAAGAATTAAACGTTCGCACAGCCGATTTCGAGGAATTATTTTCATTACCCAACGAACTCTTAGTTTTTAAATCGGAATTTAAACGTATTGAGCATTTTTACCGCTTGGCATTACTTTCGCATTGTGATAACCATCACCACGATCGTGAACATGAATTTATGTATCAGTTGGGATTAAAATTAGGTTTAAATCCTTTTTCCATAAAACGTGTACTAAAGGAAATGGATAATTCTCCTACTAGAATGATTGAAGCCGATTTGTTGTTAGGAATTTTTAAGGAGCAACATAATTGA
- a CDS encoding alpha/beta hydrolase, which produces MKLIFSLLILFGILVFISQNVWSQKRYSTFEIEAPQLKTTKKIWVYLPKDYAKQTRNYPVIYMHDAQNLFDAKTSYAGEWNVDETLDSLKMNVIVIGIEHGNEKRLEELTPYKHEKHGGGNADAYLDFIVNSLKPHIDKAYRTKTKAKHTTIFGSSLGGLVSYYAVLKYPEVFGKAGVFSPSFWYTEDIYTLTEKTEKINAKLYFLCGDSESEDMVSDFTKMTTLVEKRICKKSNLKQVIIKDGKHNEKLWRESFGDAVSWMFE; this is translated from the coding sequence ATGAAGTTAATTTTCTCTTTACTTATTCTTTTCGGTATACTCGTTTTCATTAGTCAGAACGTTTGGAGTCAAAAACGTTATTCTACTTTTGAGATAGAAGCTCCACAATTAAAAACTACCAAAAAAATATGGGTTTATTTACCAAAAGATTACGCTAAGCAAACTCGGAATTATCCTGTGATTTACATGCATGATGCACAAAATCTATTTGATGCTAAAACTTCCTATGCCGGCGAATGGAATGTAGATGAAACTTTAGACAGCTTGAAAATGAACGTAATTGTTATCGGCATCGAACACGGAAATGAAAAACGGTTGGAGGAATTAACACCCTATAAACACGAAAAACACGGCGGCGGAAATGCGGACGCGTATTTAGATTTTATTGTAAACTCGCTGAAACCCCACATTGATAAAGCCTACCGAACCAAAACAAAAGCCAAACATACCACTATTTTTGGGAGTTCGTTAGGAGGATTGGTTTCATATTATGCAGTATTAAAATATCCTGAAGTCTTTGGAAAAGCAGGTGTCTTCTCACCTTCTTTTTGGTACACGGAGGACATTTACACATTGACAGAAAAGACAGAAAAAATCAACGCAAAACTCTATTTTCTTTGCGGAGACAGCGAAAGTGAAGATATGGTGAGTGATTTTACAAAAATGACCACATTGGTTGAAAAACGAATTTGTAAAAAATCGAACCTCAAACAAGTCATCATCAAAGATGGAAAACACAATGAAAAGTTGTGGCGGGAGAGTTTTGGTGATGCGGTTAGTTGGATGTTTGAATAG
- a CDS encoding DUF1456 family protein — protein MNNNDIFKKLRVALQLRDDQIVEIMELVNFRISKAELGAFFRNADHPNYMECGDQVLRNFLNGLVIHLRGTKENPKNPLEVIKSHKPTTPATEKPKAKTFGDKKPVQKSAQRPAGKPTGKPGFKKKPDAKPEIVEKVKFNNGKKK, from the coding sequence ATGAACAACAACGATATCTTCAAAAAACTCCGTGTAGCCCTTCAACTTCGTGATGATCAAATTGTAGAAATCATGGAATTGGTTAATTTTCGTATTTCGAAAGCGGAATTAGGAGCTTTTTTTAGAAATGCTGACCATCCTAATTATATGGAATGTGGTGATCAAGTGCTCCGCAATTTTTTGAACGGATTGGTGATTCATTTAAGAGGAACAAAGGAAAATCCGAAAAATCCGTTGGAGGTGATTAAAAGTCACAAACCAACTACTCCAGCCACAGAAAAACCAAAAGCTAAAACCTTTGGTGATAAAAAACCGGTGCAAAAATCAGCTCAAAGACCTGCAGGAAAACCAACAGGAAAGCCTGGTTTTAAAAAGAAACCGGATGCAAAACCTGAAATCGTAGAGAAAGTAAAGTTTAACAACGGTAAGAAAAAATAA
- a CDS encoding DinB family protein, giving the protein MNSYTLQPTEYAPYYSPYIIALGNVNLIEELEKSMQNFEEFLTQIPSEKHEFRYAEGKWTIKDIVQHLIDAERIFAYRSLRFARKDQTPLSGFDENEYVDATDANKRTLSDLLQEYKVVRLSTMYLFKSFTDEELMHMGIALNNSFTVRAIGFIALGHQKHHQHIIEERYL; this is encoded by the coding sequence ATGAACTCATACACTTTACAACCAACCGAATACGCACCGTATTATTCACCTTATATCATCGCCTTAGGCAATGTAAACTTGATAGAAGAATTAGAAAAATCAATGCAAAATTTTGAAGAATTTCTAACTCAAATTCCATCCGAAAAACATGAATTTCGTTATGCGGAAGGAAAATGGACCATCAAAGATATTGTGCAGCATTTGATTGATGCCGAACGTATTTTTGCTTATCGCTCTTTGCGGTTTGCCCGAAAAGATCAAACACCACTTTCCGGTTTTGATGAGAATGAGTATGTTGATGCTACAGATGCTAACAAAAGAACGTTATCCGATTTACTTCAAGAATACAAAGTAGTGCGATTATCAACGATGTATTTGTTTAAATCGTTTACTGATGAAGAATTGATGCACATGGGAATCGCTTTGAATAATTCTTTCACGGTTCGAGCGATTGGTTTTATCGCATTAGGACATCAAAAACATCACCAACACATTATTGAAGAAAGGTATTTGTAG
- a CDS encoding phosphoenolpyruvate carboxylase → MYTLPKIERFHQNVLSKYQIYNSVFITLPFDAIDNTGVLLPLFTEVCESGFKNQQNPEEIFNSFTSKYLDNPTEEQKVELMFRFIQYIERQIVLFDAIEDAAFPVVNNMEGRGSLRDMKEKADQRSKRKELKNFLENFQVRTVLTAHPTQFYPGAVLGIITDLTEAVRVNNFVQIKELLAQLGKTPFIKKEKPTPFDEAVSLIWYLENVFYPTAGEMIQYLQKNIFDGEEIQNSIFNLGFWPGGDRDGNPFVTTEITLKVAERLRTSILKSYYTDIRKLKRKLTFKGVDTLIADVESKLYRSVFYSRGEIYITHDEFKSVLLNIKNIIIDEHQSLYLDEINLLLNKLNLFGFHFATLDIRQNSRIHKEVFQEIVDKEKSLFPVNYTQLSEKEKIEILSKVASSLSEADFENEITKSTVSSIHAMKTIQEKNGELGCNRYIISNNESALNVMETFAMFSLCGWKNPSVDIIPLFESVDDLQAADKIMEQLYTNSAYKKHLNNRNNIQTVMLGFSDGTKDGGYLMANWSIYKAKQTLTAISRKYGVKVLFFDGRGGPPARGGGKTHKFYASMGSTIENQQIQVTVQGQTISSNFGTLDSCRYNLENLLSAGATNQLFNKDENVLSEENNQIFDELSKLSYDKYLKFKQHPKFIPYLEKMSTLNYYAKTNIGSRPSKRNKGDQLNFNDLRAIPFVGSWSQLKQNVPGFFGVGTALKQFEETNQWEKVTQLYQNSLFFKTLIENSMMSLSKSFFPLTAYMQKDEEFGEFWQIIYDEYLETKRLLLKLSGFTELMENYPDGKASIEIREQIVLPLLTIQQYALLKISELKKQKNPDEKQIAVYEKIVTRSLFGNINASRNSA, encoded by the coding sequence ATGTACACGCTCCCCAAAATTGAACGATTTCATCAAAACGTTTTATCTAAATATCAAATTTACAACAGTGTTTTTATCACGCTTCCTTTTGATGCGATCGATAACACGGGTGTTTTGTTGCCACTTTTTACAGAAGTTTGTGAAAGCGGATTCAAAAATCAACAAAATCCGGAGGAAATTTTTAATTCGTTTACTTCCAAATATTTAGATAACCCAACTGAAGAGCAGAAAGTAGAACTGATGTTTCGCTTCATTCAATACATTGAACGACAAATTGTTTTGTTTGATGCCATTGAAGATGCTGCTTTTCCGGTGGTAAACAATATGGAAGGAAGAGGTTCTCTTCGTGATATGAAAGAAAAAGCGGATCAACGTTCTAAACGAAAAGAATTGAAAAATTTTCTTGAAAACTTTCAAGTTCGCACGGTTTTAACGGCTCATCCAACACAATTTTACCCGGGTGCTGTATTGGGAATTATAACCGATTTAACCGAAGCTGTTCGAGTGAATAACTTTGTTCAGATAAAAGAATTACTCGCTCAATTAGGGAAGACACCTTTCATCAAAAAAGAAAAACCAACTCCGTTTGATGAAGCAGTAAGTTTGATTTGGTATTTGGAAAATGTGTTTTATCCAACTGCCGGAGAAATGATTCAATACCTTCAAAAGAATATTTTTGATGGCGAAGAAATACAAAATTCTATTTTTAATTTGGGATTTTGGCCCGGTGGAGATCGGGATGGAAATCCGTTTGTGACCACTGAAATTACTTTAAAAGTAGCCGAAAGACTTCGAACTTCTATCCTAAAATCATATTACACAGACATTCGAAAACTGAAAAGAAAACTCACATTCAAAGGAGTTGATACTTTGATTGCTGACGTGGAAAGCAAATTATACCGTTCTGTTTTTTATTCAAGAGGAGAAATTTATATTACGCATGATGAATTCAAATCGGTTTTACTCAACATCAAAAATATCATTATAGATGAACATCAATCGCTTTATTTAGATGAAATAAATTTATTGTTGAATAAACTAAATTTGTTTGGATTTCACTTTGCTACACTAGACATTCGTCAAAATAGCCGCATTCACAAAGAGGTTTTTCAGGAGATTGTTGATAAAGAAAAATCACTGTTTCCTGTTAATTACACTCAATTAAGTGAAAAAGAAAAAATTGAAATTTTATCCAAAGTAGCCAGTTCATTATCCGAAGCCGATTTTGAAAACGAAATCACCAAATCTACCGTAAGTTCCATTCATGCCATGAAAACCATTCAGGAAAAGAATGGCGAATTGGGTTGTAATCGGTACATCATCAGCAACAACGAAAGTGCATTAAATGTGATGGAAACGTTTGCTATGTTTAGCCTTTGCGGATGGAAAAATCCTTCGGTAGATATCATTCCTCTTTTTGAATCGGTCGATGATTTGCAGGCTGCTGATAAAATTATGGAGCAGTTGTACACCAATTCAGCATACAAAAAACATCTTAATAACAGAAACAATATTCAAACGGTTATGCTCGGTTTTTCAGACGGCACCAAAGACGGAGGCTATTTAATGGCGAACTGGAGCATCTATAAAGCAAAGCAAACACTAACAGCTATTTCTCGAAAATATGGCGTAAAAGTGCTCTTTTTTGACGGTAGAGGTGGTCCGCCGGCAAGAGGTGGAGGCAAAACCCATAAATTTTATGCTTCGATGGGGTCAACAATCGAAAATCAGCAGATTCAAGTGACGGTGCAAGGGCAAACCATTAGTTCTAATTTTGGGACATTAGATTCCTGTCGTTATAATTTAGAGAATTTATTGAGTGCAGGAGCAACCAATCAGCTTTTTAACAAAGATGAAAATGTGCTTTCTGAAGAAAATAATCAAATTTTTGATGAATTGTCTAAACTGAGTTACGACAAATATTTGAAGTTTAAGCAGCATCCGAAATTCATACCTTATTTGGAAAAAATGAGTACGTTGAATTATTATGCCAAAACCAATATTGGTAGTCGTCCGTCTAAACGAAATAAAGGCGATCAATTGAATTTCAACGATTTGAGAGCAATTCCGTTTGTGGGGTCATGGAGTCAATTAAAGCAAAATGTACCTGGTTTTTTCGGTGTAGGAACGGCTTTAAAACAATTTGAAGAAACCAATCAATGGGAAAAAGTAACACAATTATATCAAAATTCCTTGTTCTTTAAAACATTGATTGAGAACAGTATGATGTCGTTGTCAAAATCATTTTTTCCGTTAACGGCTTATATGCAGAAGGATGAAGAATTTGGCGAGTTTTGGCAGATTATTTATGATGAATATTTAGAAACCAAACGATTATTACTCAAGTTATCCGGTTTCACTGAATTGATGGAGAATTATCCAGACGGAAAAGCCTCCATTGAAATTCGTGAACAAATTGTATTGCCTTTGTTGACAATTCAGCAATATGCTTTGTTGAAAATAAGTGAATTAAAGAAACAGAAAAATCCGGACGAAAAGCAGATTGCCGTGTACGAAAAAATTGTTACCCGTTCGTTGTTTGGAAATATTAATGCGAGTAGAAATTCGGCTTAA
- a CDS encoding Lrp/AsnC family transcriptional regulator, protein MSKFRLDEVDHQILDMLIDNTRVPFTDIAKKLLISAGTVHVRVKKMEDAGIIMGSSLTLDYEKLGYSFIAYVGVFLNNTSQTKFVLERINEIPFVTVAHVTTGKFNIFCKIRAKDTKHAKDVIFMIDDIEGVYRTETMISLEESINDKKRLMHTIFKNM, encoded by the coding sequence ATGAGTAAGTTTCGTTTAGATGAAGTAGACCACCAAATTCTTGATATGTTAATCGATAACACAAGAGTTCCTTTTACGGATATTGCTAAAAAATTATTAATCTCAGCAGGTACCGTTCACGTTAGAGTAAAAAAGATGGAAGATGCCGGAATTATCATGGGATCATCCTTAACCTTAGACTATGAAAAATTAGGTTATTCATTTATCGCTTATGTTGGCGTTTTCTTGAATAATACTTCGCAAACTAAATTCGTTTTAGAGCGTATCAACGAAATTCCTTTCGTAACAGTTGCTCACGTTACCACTGGAAAATTTAATATTTTCTGTAAAATTAGAGCCAAAGATACTAAACATGCCAAAGATGTTATCTTTATGATTGATGATATTGAAGGTGTTTACCGTACGGAAACTATGATTTCGTTAGAGGAAAGTATCAACGACAAAAAACGTTTGATGCACACGATTTTCAAAAACATGTAA